The region CAACATCCGAGAGTACAAAGAGAGTATTGGGGAGGCCATGAAGGCGGAAGACCGCACGCCGAACCGACCAGCGAACGGCGCCCTGGACGAAGTTGATGTTGCCGGATGGATCGGCGGGTGGGTAAAGGCCCTGGTCGGGGATATCGAGCAGCGACTCCAGGTTGAGTTCGAGGGCGGTTCGTCCGATGGGGTTCCGCTCCGTGATCGCAAACGCGCTGCGAGCTGCGGCATTGAGCAGCTTCAAGGTGCCTGCTTCGTCGAAGGCGAGCACTGGCGACTGCATGGAAGAGAGGACGCGTTCGACCAGGGTGAGGGCATCGAGCGCCGCGGAACGCTGCTGCTGCAAGGTGGCGGCCAGTGCGTTGATCTCGAGCGCCAGGTCGCCGAGGGCGTCGTTGCGCAGGGCACCGCGAGCGCGGAAGCTGTAGTCGTCCTCGCGGAGAGCGGAGACGACGTTCGCGAGTGTTTGCAAGGGCCGCACCAGCTGGTTGAAGAAGACGGAGATGGCCAGACCCCAGACCGTACCCAGTGTGAGAACGACCACGCCAACCATGACCGGAGACGGGTCCAGGGTGTACGTCCAGAGACCGGCAAAGGCCAGCATGGGCAGGGCGAGACCGCCTAACCAGAGGCGAAGCCTGCGCTCAAACGGAAATCGCGGACTGTTACTGGCCAGTGGAAGTCGGATTGGCTCGGGCGTGGGCACGGCTATAGATTGTACTTTTCCATGCGGCGATAGAGCGCTCCGCGGCTGAGGCCCAGCGCCTCCGCGGCGTGGCTGACGTTGCCGTTGGTGCGGGTGAGCGCCTTGCGGATCAGCAGGGCTTCCACCGTCTCCAGGCTTAGATCGTCCAGGGTCTGCAGGGAAGAGCGCACCGCATGAGCCTGAATGCCGAGATCCGATACGCTGAGCTGCGTCCCCCGCGCCATGAGGACGGCACGCTCCATCATGTGATCCAACTCACGCACGTTGCCCGGCCAGCCATAGTTCAGCATGACGTTCAACGCGGCGGGCTCAAAGCCGGAGAGTTGGCGTCGATAGCGCGCGGCATAGCGGTTGAGAAAGTGTGCGGCAAGCAACGGGATATCCTCACGGCGCTCCCGCAACGAAGGCAGACGAATCTCGACGGTGTTCAGGCGAAAGAGCAGGTCTTCGCGGAACGAGCCGTCGATTGCGGCCGCATGCAGGTCGGCGTTGGTGGCGGAGAGCATGCGTACGTCCACCTTGCGCGTCGTGGAGGAGCCCACGCGCTCCAGCTCGCCGGTCTCCAGCACGCGCAGCAGCTTGGCCTGCTGGCGGGTAGGGATGTTGGCAATCTCATCCAGAAATAATGTGCCGCCGGACGCCAGTTCAAAGCGGCCGATGCGGTCGGCGCGCGCGTCCGTGAATGCGCCTTTGACGTGTCCGAATAGCTCGGACTCGAAGGTGCCATCGGAGAGCGCACCGGTGTTGACTGCGATCAGGGATTGGCTGGCACGATGGGACAGGCGATGCAGCGTCTGCGCCACCACCTCTTTGCCTGTGCCATGCTCGCCGGTAATCAGAACGTTTGCGTCCGAGGGGCCGATACGAGCCATCAACTCGACCACTGGGTGCATGGCGGCCGCGGTGGCGATGAAGTTGGGCGCGCCCTCCGCGCGCAGCAGGCTGTTCTCCGCTTCAAGCCTCTGGGCACGGCGTTGCAGCTGAAAGAACTCAGTCTGAGTGCGGACGACGCTCAGCAGGCGCTGGTTATCCCACGGCTTTTGCACGAAGTCGCTCGCGCCGCGGCGCATCGCTTCCACTGCCAGATCGACGTTGGCCCAGGCGGTCATGACGATCACCGGCAGGTGCGCCTCGCTCTGCCGGATGGCGGCGATCAGGTCCAGCCCTTCCTGTCCGGAGGTCGTATCGCGCGTGTAGTTCAAGTCGATCAGCAGACCATCGAACTCAGACTCAGCGAGGCGCAGCAAGGCCTCTGCCGGCGTCTGCGCGGTGACCAACTCATAGCCCTCGGGGCGCAGCAGCAGGTCGAGCGCGTCGAGGATGTGAGGCTGGTCGTCGGCGATCAGAAGACGGCAGCGCGGGTTGGGCTTTGAGGGTATGGTCACAATCAGGGTTTCGTGGTGGTTGAGGCAGGTTGCGTGCCGCTCCTTGCTGATTCTATCGAAATCGTGTTCGCCGTGAGCGTCTGCCCCGTCGCACGATCCAACTCTACCTTGGCCTTCTGGTATGCGGTGAGCGCCGCCACCAGTGCGGACTCGGCCGTCGCCAGGTCACGGCGTGCCGCAAGCGTCTGCAATGCGGAGCCTGCGCCGAGTTCCTGCTCCTTGCCGGAGATGGTAAACAGCCGCTCGGAAAGATCGCGAGCCTTCATCGCAGAGGTGACACGCGCAAGACTTTGATCCAGCGAGTACTGTGCGTTGCGGACCTCAATGCGGATCTGCTTGCGCTGCTGCTGTAGGCGCACCTCGGCCTGGCGAGACTCAAGTTCAGACCGGACCTGGTCTGACTTGGCCACACGGTTGCGTATCGGCACGTTCACATTGACCCCGACGTAGTAGTTCGGCGCAGAGTTGTTGAACGTGTTCTTAAAGGTGCCACCGTAGCCGCCGGGCGCGGTAGATGGCGTGTTAGTCAAGGGATTATCGACACCGCCCAGTCCTGTGCCGCCGTAGTATCCCACCAGGTCCACCTGCGGCAGCAGCGAGTTGCGCAGCGCGTCGCGGCTGATCTTGCGGTTCTGCAGATCGATGTTCG is a window of Granulicella tundricola MP5ACTX9 DNA encoding:
- a CDS encoding sensor histidine kinase, giving the protein MPTPEPIRLPLASNSPRFPFERRLRLWLGGLALPMLAFAGLWTYTLDPSPVMVGVVVLTLGTVWGLAISVFFNQLVRPLQTLANVVSALREDDYSFRARGALRNDALGDLALEINALAATLQQQRSAALDALTLVERVLSSMQSPVLAFDEAGTLKLLNAAARSAFAITERNPIGRTALELNLESLLDIPDQGLYPPADPSGNINFVQGAVRWSVRRAVFRLHGLPNTLFVLSDVGAVLREEERTAWQRLIRVLSHEINNSLTPIQSIAGSLRHRMMRSDAAAVDPADLLRGLGVIEDRSASLNRFLQAYQRLTRLPAPTLQRADLAQLIVQVVHLETRLKPHVEPGPAVHLLCDPDQIQQALINLLQNAADAALSQDSAARPDASPAVQITWTVHQEQLSIFIEDNGPGITNPGNLFVPFYTTKAKGTGIGLVLAQQIATAHHGSVTLHSARSGTGCVAQLNLPL
- a CDS encoding sigma-54-dependent transcriptional regulator; translated protein: MTIPSKPNPRCRLLIADDQPHILDALDLLLRPEGYELVTAQTPAEALLRLAESEFDGLLIDLNYTRDTTSGQEGLDLIAAIRQSEAHLPVIVMTAWANVDLAVEAMRRGASDFVQKPWDNQRLLSVVRTQTEFFQLQRRAQRLEAENSLLRAEGAPNFIATAAAMHPVVELMARIGPSDANVLITGEHGTGKEVVAQTLHRLSHRASQSLIAVNTGALSDGTFESELFGHVKGAFTDARADRIGRFELASGGTLFLDEIANIPTRQQAKLLRVLETGELERVGSSTTRKVDVRMLSATNADLHAAAIDGSFREDLLFRLNTVEIRLPSLRERREDIPLLAAHFLNRYAARYRRQLSGFEPAALNVMLNYGWPGNVRELDHMMERAVLMARGTQLSVSDLGIQAHAVRSSLQTLDDLSLETVEALLIRKALTRTNGNVSHAAEALGLSRGALYRRMEKYNL